One region of Psychrobacter sp. DAB_AL43B genomic DNA includes:
- the murI gene encoding glutamate racemase, translating to MKIAANTVASMIDIRSIVANSDTVEKTVLNSDVTKKTVNKDRNAPIGLFDSGIGGLSVYLHLAQQLPNERYVYYADTLHVPYGNRDSEDIKALTLAAVEWLYQQDCKLIVIACNSASAYALETARDYYPQLPIVGLVPALKPAVLASKSGHVAVLATKATLNGALLNDVITSIASPNATIVTKYFDPQLVPWVELGMPEDSETAQRLRQQLQVFAEDGVDQLVLGCTHYPFFKSFLLQEIAEHQLSMDVVDSGQAIAERVKQLLLTNQLSALPTDSLDGNALESNDTTMINTQLPLTFYATKYNQKLALLIRRLLGEETHLQYYVSSKY from the coding sequence ATGAAAATTGCCGCAAATACAGTGGCTAGTATGATCGATATACGTTCAATAGTCGCTAATAGCGATACTGTTGAAAAAACGGTACTCAATAGCGACGTGACGAAAAAGACGGTTAATAAAGACCGTAACGCTCCAATTGGTTTATTTGATTCTGGGATTGGCGGTTTGTCTGTTTATCTGCACTTAGCCCAGCAGTTGCCGAATGAGCGCTACGTTTATTATGCTGATACCTTACATGTGCCGTATGGCAACCGTGATAGTGAAGATATCAAAGCGTTGACACTGGCAGCGGTAGAATGGCTGTATCAACAAGATTGTAAGCTCATCGTTATTGCTTGTAATAGTGCCTCTGCTTATGCGTTAGAAACCGCAAGAGACTATTATCCGCAGCTGCCTATTGTGGGTTTGGTACCAGCACTAAAGCCTGCCGTACTGGCGAGTAAAAGTGGTCATGTCGCGGTATTGGCAACCAAAGCGACTTTAAACGGTGCGTTACTTAATGACGTTATCACTAGTATTGCCAGTCCTAACGCTACAATCGTCACCAAGTATTTCGATCCGCAATTGGTACCTTGGGTAGAGTTAGGTATGCCAGAGGATAGTGAAACTGCTCAGCGTCTACGCCAGCAATTACAAGTATTTGCTGAAGATGGGGTAGATCAGTTGGTGCTAGGTTGTACTCATTATCCGTTTTTTAAGTCTTTTTTATTGCAAGAAATTGCAGAGCATCAGCTGTCGATGGACGTTGTCGATTCAGGGCAAGCGATCGCTGAGCGCGTCAAGCAGTTACTGCTGACAAACCAGCTGTCAGCATTGCCTACAGACAGTTTAGATGGAAATGCCCTAGAGAGTAATGATACAACGATGATAAATACTCAGCTGCCGTTGACCTTTTATGCGACCAAATATAATCAAAAACTGGCTTTATTAATACGGCGCTTACTTGGCGAGGAAACACATTTACAATATTATGTTTCCTCTAAATATTAG
- a CDS encoding lytic murein transglycosylase, producing MRLTHLSTLSLLTAAIGLSLASTAQAAKPEAPNLSNAQFQQCLDGLKSSSKFRGVDSFTFNNYRPTQPDPSVIQSLNYQPEFQKDVWDYLSSLVDTERVEDGIRAKRQWADTLRQIESRYGVKPEHVLGVWGVESNFGKTLGKKPLFESLATLSCFDRRQSYFQGEYANALKIVQNGDIAPSDMTGSWAGAFGQTQFMPSTFLELAVDFDGDGRRDLVNSVPDALASTANFLDKRGYRSGEPWGYEVKLPSGFWAASNRKDKKSISHWRNQGLTLANGSSLPSNLSSAGLLLPAGKDGPAFLVGKNFDTFYSYNASESYALAIAHLSDLITKENSSKTDFITAWPTDDPGIGRQESRDIQQALLNAGYDIGEVDGIIGDNTRTAIMQYQSSRGIFPADGRAGQKFHRLIVGNSAPSSSNSGNQYGNQYGQPTNSRPLNPAPADRMGQLIQQQSSAPNSYSSQPSTRPTAVTPSTSSNTRYRRVTGADGAIKLVRVDEGS from the coding sequence ATGCGCTTGACTCATTTGTCCACTTTATCTTTATTGACGGCAGCCATTGGTTTAAGTCTGGCCAGCACCGCTCAAGCTGCCAAGCCAGAAGCACCAAACTTATCTAATGCTCAATTTCAACAGTGTCTCGATGGTTTAAAAAGCTCTAGCAAGTTCCGCGGTGTCGATAGCTTTACTTTTAACAACTATCGACCGACACAGCCTGATCCTAGTGTCATTCAATCATTAAACTATCAACCTGAATTTCAAAAAGACGTTTGGGATTACCTGTCATCACTCGTTGACACGGAACGAGTAGAAGATGGTATCCGTGCCAAGCGTCAGTGGGCAGATACCTTGCGTCAAATTGAATCACGCTATGGCGTCAAACCTGAGCACGTATTAGGCGTTTGGGGTGTAGAGTCCAATTTTGGAAAAACATTGGGCAAAAAACCTTTATTTGAATCATTAGCGACACTCTCTTGCTTTGACCGTCGTCAAAGCTACTTTCAAGGCGAGTATGCAAATGCCCTAAAAATTGTGCAAAATGGCGATATTGCGCCAAGTGATATGACTGGCTCATGGGCAGGTGCCTTTGGGCAGACGCAGTTTATGCCGAGCACTTTTTTAGAGTTGGCTGTCGACTTCGATGGTGATGGTCGCCGTGACTTGGTCAATAGTGTCCCTGATGCGCTCGCCTCTACGGCAAACTTCTTAGATAAACGTGGCTACCGCTCAGGTGAGCCATGGGGTTATGAAGTCAAGCTACCTAGCGGATTTTGGGCAGCGTCCAACCGTAAAGATAAAAAGTCTATCAGCCACTGGCGCAATCAAGGCTTAACGCTTGCTAATGGTAGCTCATTACCTTCTAACTTAAGCAGTGCAGGATTATTATTACCAGCGGGTAAAGACGGTCCCGCGTTTTTAGTCGGTAAAAACTTTGATACTTTTTATTCCTACAATGCATCAGAAAGCTATGCACTAGCTATTGCTCATTTATCGGATCTGATTACTAAAGAAAATAGCAGTAAAACGGACTTTATCACGGCTTGGCCGACAGATGACCCTGGTATTGGTCGCCAAGAATCCAGAGATATTCAGCAAGCACTATTGAATGCTGGCTACGATATCGGTGAGGTTGATGGCATCATAGGTGATAATACCCGCACTGCTATCATGCAATATCAATCTAGTCGCGGCATATTCCCTGCTGATGGACGCGCAGGACAGAAATTTCACCGCTTAATCGTTGGGAACTCTGCTCCTAGCAGCTCTAATTCTGGTAACCAATATGGCAATCAATATGGACAACCAACAAATAGTCGTCCTTTGAATCCAGCGCCTGCAGACCGCATGGGTCAGCTGATTCAACAGCAAAGCAGCGCACCGAACAGCTATTCATCTCAACCATCAACGCGACCAACAGCCGTTACGCCATCGACATCAAGCAACACGCGCTATCGCCGTGTGACTGGGGCTGATGGTGCTATAAAGCTAGTGCGTGTTGACGAAGGCTCATAA
- the msrA gene encoding peptide-methionine (S)-S-oxide reductase MsrA translates to MQNIILGGGCFWCTESVFLALKGVQSVVSGYMGGESATANYQAVCGGNTGHVEVINITFDESVLPLEVLLDVFFGTHDPTTKDRQGNDVGSQYRSVVYYTDEAQKPTIDRTINKLRDMGLNIVTEVHPAIEFYEAEEAHQDFFNRNPGQAYCNFAIPPKLAKLRKEFSQYMTN, encoded by the coding sequence ATGCAAAATATTATATTAGGCGGTGGCTGCTTTTGGTGCACCGAATCCGTATTTTTAGCCCTAAAAGGTGTACAGTCAGTAGTATCAGGATATATGGGCGGCGAGTCAGCCACGGCTAATTATCAGGCGGTATGTGGCGGCAATACAGGACACGTCGAAGTGATTAACATCACCTTTGATGAGTCTGTTCTACCGCTAGAAGTGCTACTTGATGTCTTCTTTGGTACGCACGATCCTACCACTAAGGACCGTCAAGGTAATGATGTCGGCAGCCAATACCGCAGCGTCGTGTATTACACGGATGAAGCACAAAAGCCAACCATCGATCGCACCATCAATAAGCTACGAGATATGGGGCTTAATATCGTTACTGAGGTACATCCTGCAATTGAGTTCTATGAAGCTGAAGAAGCTCATCAAGACTTTTTCAACAGAAACCCTGGTCAAGCTTACTGTAACTTTGCCATTCCGCCTAAGCTTGCCAAATTACGCAAAGAGTTTAGTCAGTATATGACGAACTAG
- a CDS encoding DUF1285 domain-containing protein, with the protein MNDNNKSVDATSKYGAEAPSDMLSELNNVDALSQYFKSAAGTREGRAIPPLEKWHPEQVADMDLIIKANGEWWHEGGHMTRESLVNLFATILWKEENNGTVEYFLKTPVQKLRIQVEDAPLLINDVGIVNENDTSWLEFTTTTGDVARLDDEHLISLNTYIADGNSETNNANSHEENNHEENKRSETEAQIRPYMTVRNGLTALIGRNAFYHLTDIGELTERDGETILTLQSGGKSYQLSMPAG; encoded by the coding sequence ATGAATGACAATAATAAAAGCGTCGATGCGACTAGTAAATATGGTGCTGAAGCCCCAAGCGATATGCTATCTGAGCTAAATAATGTGGATGCGCTTAGCCAATATTTTAAGTCTGCAGCAGGAACACGCGAAGGACGCGCCATACCACCACTAGAAAAATGGCACCCTGAACAAGTTGCTGATATGGATTTGATTATCAAGGCCAATGGTGAATGGTGGCATGAAGGGGGGCATATGACCCGAGAGTCATTAGTCAATTTGTTTGCCACTATTTTATGGAAAGAAGAGAATAATGGCACCGTTGAGTATTTTTTGAAGACCCCAGTACAAAAACTTCGTATTCAAGTTGAAGATGCACCGCTACTCATCAATGATGTTGGTATCGTTAATGAAAATGATACCAGTTGGTTGGAATTCACGACGACCACTGGTGATGTTGCACGTTTAGATGATGAGCATCTTATCAGCTTAAATACTTATATAGCTGACGGTAATAGTGAAACTAATAATGCTAATAGCCATGAAGAAAACAATCATGAAGAAAACAAGCGCTCAGAAACCGAGGCGCAAATACGTCCTTATATGACAGTTCGAAATGGTTTAACGGCGCTTATTGGTCGTAATGCATTCTATCATTTGACCGACATTGGCGAATTGACAGAGCGCGATGGTGAGACGATACTAACCCTGCAAAGTGGGGGTAAATCTTATCAGTTATCGATGCCAGCTGGGTGA
- the tmpT gene encoding thiopurine S-methyltransferase: MLDTKNIINKGNNMNPEFWQERWQNKRIGFNQPEVNPLLIKYFSTLDLPAGSRVFVPLCGKSIDMLWLINQGYNVVGIELVESAVQEFFIEQGISPTIIEHEHSLDIKCYKGVVSGQTIALWVTDIFALTPENIGNIDAVYDRAALIAMPTELRPKYCEQVQQLSGYAAQLLLTLNYDQNERNGPPFSISNEQIKQYYTSHYQITELESEQSTLNAAPDLAVKECVWLLNKQ; the protein is encoded by the coding sequence ATGCTTGACACCAAAAATATCATTAATAAAGGTAATAATATGAATCCTGAATTTTGGCAAGAACGTTGGCAGAACAAGCGAATTGGATTTAATCAACCGGAGGTCAATCCATTATTGATTAAATACTTCTCCACTTTGGACTTGCCAGCAGGTAGCCGGGTCTTTGTACCTTTATGCGGTAAATCAATTGACATGCTATGGCTGATAAACCAAGGCTACAACGTTGTAGGTATTGAATTAGTCGAATCCGCCGTACAAGAGTTTTTTATTGAACAAGGCATCTCACCTACAATAATTGAACATGAGCATAGTTTAGATATTAAATGCTATAAAGGTGTAGTTTCAGGTCAAACGATAGCGTTATGGGTTACCGACATCTTTGCACTGACGCCAGAGAATATTGGTAATATCGATGCGGTATACGATAGAGCCGCACTCATAGCTATGCCCACAGAGTTGCGCCCAAAATATTGCGAACAAGTTCAGCAATTGAGTGGTTATGCCGCACAACTATTGCTGACGCTCAATTACGATCAAAATGAACGGAATGGCCCACCATTTTCGATCAGTAATGAGCAAATTAAGCAGTACTATACCAGCCACTATCAAATTACTGAGCTTGAAAGTGAACAATCTACTCTGAATGCAGCGCCAGATTTGGCAGTAAAAGAGTGTGTTTGGTTGTTGAATAAACAGTAA
- a CDS encoding DUF262 domain-containing protein produces MSMNFNTTNSTFRQLLGNGLRYSVPPFQRDYSWSDLEWEELWQDIEALFIEEAESAHYMGYLVLQTTNNKQFDIIDGQQRLTTLSILILAGLSFLKDMVSNNVDADRNSQRLHQLKNDYIGYTDPVTLIETPILKLNRHNDKYYRNHLITLDKLPQRGLHASEHRIRKAFDWFKNKIKQKFGMEISSGQDFAQFLDDLVDKLFFTVITVNDELNAFKVFETLNARGVRLSSTDLLKNYLFSLASVDDLHDTQIKHLEERWESIITLLGNESFPEFLRVYWNSRHKLIRKTDLFKTIRKHIRNREDAFKLVKEIELSADAYTALKDIQDARWTEESKHLKQLSMYRVKQPFSVLLASYEKFFESDRKGFLSIVRAISILSFRYNVICNNPPNEQERFYNRIAVSIESNELSSAQLVIKALDGIYPKDEVFKSAFAAKQLKTTDNRNKKIVRHILCEIEKKVSEVGRDENDDKFNIEHILPESPDDSWSDIDDTKVDSMTYRLGNMTLLETSSNRDAGNKSFQEKLIIYSESNLVMTQGLAKIYNKWNLNSIESRQKKLANLATSIWKISELS; encoded by the coding sequence ATGTCAATGAATTTCAACACTACGAACAGCACTTTCCGTCAATTATTAGGTAATGGATTACGTTATAGCGTACCTCCCTTTCAACGTGACTATTCGTGGTCGGACTTAGAATGGGAAGAACTGTGGCAAGATATAGAAGCGTTATTTATAGAAGAGGCTGAATCTGCACATTACATGGGCTATTTGGTACTGCAAACTACAAATAATAAACAGTTTGATATTATTGATGGGCAGCAACGCTTAACGACTCTAAGCATTTTAATACTTGCAGGGCTAAGTTTTCTAAAAGATATGGTGAGTAACAATGTTGATGCTGATCGCAATAGCCAACGTTTACATCAGTTGAAAAATGACTATATTGGCTATACTGATCCAGTTACTCTTATTGAAACACCAATCCTAAAGTTGAATAGACACAATGATAAATACTATCGTAATCATCTAATAACACTAGATAAGCTACCACAACGTGGGTTACATGCGTCTGAACATAGAATCCGCAAAGCTTTTGATTGGTTCAAGAACAAAATTAAGCAGAAGTTTGGGATGGAAATTTCCAGTGGTCAGGATTTTGCTCAGTTTCTAGATGATTTAGTAGATAAGCTATTCTTTACGGTTATTACCGTAAATGATGAACTTAACGCTTTTAAAGTGTTTGAAACACTTAACGCCCGAGGCGTACGTCTTTCTTCTACTGACTTATTAAAAAATTACTTGTTTTCATTAGCTAGTGTTGATGACTTACATGATACTCAAATCAAACACTTAGAAGAACGTTGGGAAAGTATTATCACTTTATTAGGAAATGAAAGTTTTCCTGAGTTTTTACGAGTTTATTGGAATAGTCGTCATAAACTCATACGCAAAACGGATTTATTCAAAACAATTCGTAAGCATATTAGAAATAGAGAAGATGCCTTTAAGTTGGTTAAAGAAATTGAGCTATCAGCTGATGCATATACCGCTCTCAAAGATATACAGGACGCTCGATGGACTGAAGAGTCAAAGCATCTTAAACAGTTAAGTATGTATAGGGTTAAACAGCCTTTTTCAGTATTGCTTGCAAGCTATGAAAAGTTTTTTGAAAGTGATAGAAAAGGATTTTTGTCAATTGTACGTGCGATAAGCATTCTTTCATTTCGTTATAATGTAATTTGTAATAATCCACCTAATGAACAAGAGCGATTTTACAACAGAATAGCAGTTAGTATTGAATCTAACGAGCTCAGCTCAGCACAATTAGTAATTAAAGCGTTAGATGGAATTTATCCTAAGGATGAAGTTTTCAAAAGTGCCTTTGCTGCTAAGCAACTAAAAACTACTGACAATCGTAATAAAAAGATCGTTCGCCATATTCTATGTGAAATTGAAAAAAAAGTCAGTGAAGTTGGTAGAGATGAAAATGATGATAAGTTTAATATTGAACATATCTTACCTGAAAGTCCAGACGATTCTTGGAGTGATATTGACGATACCAAGGTTGACTCAATGACTTATCGATTAGGTAATATGACTTTGTTGGAAACTAGTAGTAATCGTGATGCAGGTAATAAATCCTTTCAAGAAAAATTGATAATTTATTCTGAAAGCAATTTAGTAATGACTCAAGGTTTAGCGAAAATTTATAATAAATGGAACCTTAATAGCATTGAAAGCCGTCAAAAAAAGTTAGCGAACCTAGCAACTAGTATTTGGAAGATTTCAGAATTATCATAA
- a CDS encoding DUF4062 domain-containing protein, with protein sequence MPNRRYHIHVICADNDQLLVLDSVAVFFQARAFLTYDVSSKLPKASLYGRQCIDACDYALMIIGDSYGTAQNTGVSQMHLSYLNAKAKLKPLLILVKKHHSDAIISRQLNEFTSTVIKKADKIYYYETENDIESLLVQAYYKMVANHEVSDGWVRVGDEALMKSNKPAVSEEAANILSTGKVTKQADSVVPNHLMPDSVSKPIVLTETFEIQYKAQAYEGGNLTDVTRSMLLTWQEVLIALIKIPATFSSYGLQSAINRLVATRAEPDIKREMPNVHAVSRCQISQDDLNQLQRQLVAANWIQLTTYGTRVTQELWKLTFYAKGLLVEKKPTTENPRPLPLT encoded by the coding sequence GTGCCAAACCGTCGCTATCATATTCACGTCATATGCGCTGACAACGACCAGTTGTTGGTCTTGGATAGTGTTGCGGTATTTTTTCAAGCGCGAGCCTTTTTAACCTATGACGTTTCTAGTAAATTGCCAAAAGCGTCGCTATATGGTCGCCAATGTATTGATGCTTGTGATTATGCGTTGATGATTATTGGTGACAGCTATGGTACTGCGCAAAATACCGGTGTGAGTCAAATGCATTTGAGTTATTTAAATGCTAAAGCTAAGCTCAAGCCTTTACTGATATTGGTTAAGAAGCATCATAGCGATGCCATTATCAGCCGGCAATTGAATGAGTTTACCAGTACCGTTATCAAAAAAGCCGATAAGATTTATTATTATGAAACAGAAAATGACATCGAATCATTACTGGTTCAGGCTTACTATAAGATGGTTGCCAATCATGAAGTAAGTGATGGCTGGGTAAGAGTTGGTGACGAAGCATTGATGAAATCTAATAAACCAGCTGTCTCTGAAGAAGCGGCTAATATCTTATCTACTGGCAAAGTTACTAAGCAAGCTGATTCTGTCGTCCCTAATCATCTGATGCCTGATAGTGTCAGCAAACCAATCGTATTAACAGAAACCTTCGAGATTCAATATAAAGCCCAAGCTTATGAGGGTGGCAACTTAACGGACGTGACGAGATCAATGTTATTGACGTGGCAAGAGGTGTTAATCGCTCTAATAAAGATACCGGCTACTTTTTCAAGCTATGGTTTACAAAGCGCTATCAATCGTTTAGTCGCAACCAGAGCTGAGCCGGATATCAAGAGAGAGATGCCAAACGTCCATGCTGTATCACGCTGTCAAATTTCTCAAGATGACTTAAACCAATTACAGCGTCAATTGGTTGCTGCCAATTGGATACAATTAACGACTTATGGCACTCGGGTAACACAAGAGCTTTGGAAATTAACCTTTTATGCAAAAGGATTGCTTGTAGAAAAGAAGCCAACGACAGAGAACCCAAGACCTTTACCCCTGACCTAG
- the cmoB gene encoding tRNA 5-methoxyuridine(34)/uridine 5-oxyacetic acid(34) synthase CmoB, producing MLNDTILHAERELYLTLLTLAQQQPMAYEWLKQLPTWLNDIKDKANYAHAPAYQASVARLPKLTVDNVQLDSDILTVNAQLSDSERKQATALLKQLMPWRKGPFQIGSSQNEGEQAEPIFIDTEWHSDWKWQRVAPHLGNLKGRRVLDVGGGSGYHGWRMAGAGADTVIIIDPSCLFYHQFMAIRHFVGSADAHDTGSYRTHYIPVPLEALPENSQLFDTVFSMGVLYHRQSPFEHLQQLKGQLVKGGELVLETLVIEGDANTVLVPHDRYAQMNNVYFLPSVAALIGWLEKAGFTEVRCVDVAVTSTDEQRKTEWMNYHSLVDFLDPTDATKTIEGYPAPMRATIVAKK from the coding sequence ATGCTTAACGACACTATTCTCCACGCTGAACGTGAACTGTATTTAACCTTGTTGACACTGGCGCAGCAACAGCCCATGGCTTATGAGTGGCTCAAGCAGTTACCAACGTGGTTAAATGATATAAAAGACAAAGCCAATTATGCCCATGCGCCTGCTTATCAAGCGTCGGTAGCACGATTGCCAAAATTAACGGTCGATAATGTACAGTTAGATAGCGATATATTGACAGTCAATGCACAGTTGAGTGACTCTGAGCGTAAACAAGCAACTGCTTTGTTAAAGCAACTGATGCCGTGGCGTAAAGGACCTTTTCAAATTGGTAGTAGCCAAAATGAAGGGGAGCAAGCCGAGCCAATTTTCATCGATACCGAATGGCACAGTGATTGGAAGTGGCAACGAGTTGCGCCGCATTTGGGCAATTTAAAAGGCCGTCGCGTATTAGATGTAGGCGGTGGCTCAGGTTATCATGGTTGGCGTATGGCAGGCGCAGGAGCGGATACGGTTATTATTATTGATCCGTCGTGCTTGTTTTATCATCAGTTTATGGCGATTCGTCATTTTGTCGGTAGCGCCGATGCTCATGACACAGGCAGCTATCGTACCCATTATATTCCGGTGCCACTGGAGGCTTTACCTGAGAATAGTCAGCTGTTCGACACAGTATTTAGTATGGGCGTGCTCTATCATCGCCAGTCGCCATTTGAGCATCTGCAACAGCTGAAAGGACAATTGGTCAAAGGTGGCGAGCTGGTGCTTGAAACTTTAGTGATTGAAGGCGATGCTAATACCGTACTGGTGCCACATGACCGTTATGCGCAGATGAATAATGTGTATTTTTTACCCTCTGTAGCGGCGCTTATTGGCTGGCTAGAGAAAGCTGGGTTTACAGAAGTGCGCTGCGTCGATGTGGCAGTGACCTCGACCGATGAGCAGCGCAAAACGGAATGGATGAACTACCATTCACTAGTAGACTTCTTAGATCCTACTGATGCAACAAAGACCATCGAAGGCTATCCTGCTCCCATGCGTGCAACGATCGTTGCAAAAAAATAG
- a CDS encoding DUF1499 domain-containing protein, giving the protein MKILVSFVSLIAFLLVVLTGPLYKYGIIELATVFTGFKYGIFTSIAALVLLALQAIFKRNTLTLATVAITVALSAVAIGLPLSMLSKGKSVPPIHDISTDLINPPEFVAIAPLRADAPNPVAYAGEATAEQQRQGYPELKTLLYSESKAELVSAAEQVAKNLGWELVNTDTSEGIVEATDTTAWFGFKDDMMIRITDNGNERLLDIRSKSRVGGSDLGKNAERIHDFIEELDEVLK; this is encoded by the coding sequence ATGAAAATCTTAGTGAGCTTCGTCAGTCTAATTGCTTTCTTGTTAGTAGTATTGACAGGGCCGCTTTATAAATATGGCATTATTGAATTAGCTACGGTGTTTACAGGATTTAAATATGGCATTTTTACCTCTATCGCAGCGCTTGTGTTGCTCGCATTACAAGCTATATTCAAGCGCAATACGCTCACGCTTGCCACTGTAGCAATCACCGTAGCGTTATCCGCGGTTGCTATTGGATTGCCACTTAGTATGCTAAGCAAGGGTAAAAGCGTACCGCCTATTCATGATATTTCGACCGATTTAATTAATCCACCTGAGTTTGTAGCTATTGCGCCATTAAGAGCTGACGCACCCAATCCAGTCGCCTATGCTGGTGAGGCAACTGCTGAGCAACAACGTCAGGGTTACCCAGAACTAAAAACGCTTCTCTACTCAGAATCAAAAGCTGAATTAGTAAGTGCTGCTGAACAAGTAGCCAAAAACTTAGGCTGGGAATTAGTAAATACTGATACTAGCGAAGGTATTGTTGAAGCAACAGATACTACGGCGTGGTTTGGTTTTAAAGATGATATGATGATACGTATCACTGATAATGGTAACGAGCGTCTGTTAGATATTCGCAGTAAATCACGAGTTGGTGGCAGCGATTTGGGTAAAAATGCAGAGCGTATTCATGATTTTATTGAAGAGTTAGATGAGGTTTTAAAATAG
- the cmoA gene encoding carboxy-S-adenosyl-L-methionine synthase CmoA, translating into MSRTMSQSKPAIIKHDTLFDKPFTTPLDKAARFSFDEQVVACFPDMIRRSVPGYGQVLAMLPIFARRHCKYRQQGDSGQRVSRIYDLGCSLGAASMTLAGEFEPQDLQIKAIDISPAMTTEATILLSDNYPEHDIEVITADIRNVELEPCDMVILNLTLQFLPAADRVAVLEKVYAALSEGGILVLTEKTHAFDEQYDAWLVERYYDFKRANGYTEMEISGKRNALENVLITDTLDEHHTRLSQVGFERHLTWFQFLNFVSIVAFK; encoded by the coding sequence ATGAGTCGCACCATGAGCCAATCTAAGCCTGCTATTATTAAACACGATACCCTATTTGACAAACCGTTCACTACACCACTAGACAAAGCGGCGCGCTTTTCCTTTGATGAGCAAGTGGTGGCTTGTTTTCCAGATATGATCCGTCGTAGCGTACCGGGTTATGGTCAAGTGCTTGCGATGCTGCCGATATTTGCTCGTCGTCATTGTAAGTATCGTCAACAGGGTGATAGTGGTCAGCGTGTCAGCCGTATTTATGATTTGGGCTGCTCGCTTGGTGCGGCAAGCATGACTTTAGCTGGCGAGTTTGAGCCGCAAGATTTACAAATTAAAGCGATTGATATATCGCCGGCGATGACCACTGAAGCAACTATCTTACTGAGTGATAATTATCCTGAGCACGATATAGAAGTTATCACTGCTGATATTCGTAATGTTGAGCTTGAGCCATGTGATATGGTGATTTTAAATTTAACTTTACAGTTTTTACCAGCTGCCGATAGAGTAGCAGTGCTAGAGAAGGTTTATGCCGCATTAAGCGAAGGCGGCATACTGGTATTGACTGAAAAAACTCATGCTTTTGATGAGCAGTATGATGCGTGGTTGGTTGAGCGTTATTATGACTTTAAACGCGCCAATGGTTATACCGAGATGGAAATCAGTGGCAAACGTAATGCGCTAGAAAACGTCCTCATTACCGATACTTTAGATGAGCATCATACACGTTTGTCACAAGTTGGTTTTGAGCGTCATCTTACTTGGTTTCAATTTTTAAACTTTGTCTCTATTGTGGCGTTTAAATAA